The Sylvia atricapilla isolate bSylAtr1 chromosome 10, bSylAtr1.pri, whole genome shotgun sequence genome contains a region encoding:
- the KPNA4 gene encoding importin subunit alpha-3 isoform X2, with amino-acid sequence MADNEKLDNQRLKNFKNKGRDLETMRRQRNEVVVELRKNKRDEHLLKRRNVPHEDICEDSDIDGDFRVQNTSLEAIVQNASSDNQGIQLSAVQAARKLLSSDRNPPIDDLIKSGILPILVHCLERDDNPSLQFEAAWALTNIASGTSEQTQAVVQSNAVPLFLRLLHSPHQNVCEQAVWALGNIIGDGPQCRDYVISLGVVKPLLSFISPSIPITFLRNVTWVMVNLCRHKDPPPPMETIQEILPALCVLIHHTDVNILVDTVWALSYLTDAGNEQIQMVIDSGIVPHLVPLLSHQEVKVQTAALRAVGNIVTGTDEQTQVVLNCEALSHFPALLTHPKEKINKEAVWFLSNITAGNQQQVQAVIDANLVPMIIHLLDKGDFGTQKEAAWAISNLTISGRKDQAWRKLNSYKTMKMKTSTNWLMRSLISSSLQMILMKIQALFQKRSKAEHLVSIHLPTYQQKGSSFRAVFWKFRYNAALNKKKKKGLIHQSWLMGSAAALNRGSKM; translated from the exons ATGGCCGACAACGAGAAGCTGGACAACCAGCGCCTTAAGAACTTCAAGAACAAAGGGCGCGACTTGGAG ACTATGAGAAGACAAAGAAATGAAGTTGTTGTGGAGTTGAGAAAG AACAAAAGAGATGAGCATCTcctaaagagaagaaatgttcCCCATGAAGATATCTGTGAAGATTCGGATATAGATGGGGACTTTAGAGTG CAAAACACTTCTTTGGAGGCCATAGTACAG aaTGCTTCAAGTGACAACCAGGGAATTCAGTTAagtgctgtgcaggcagcaag GAAGCTGCTGTCCAGTGACCGGAACCCACCCATTGATGACCTAATAAAATCAGGAATATTACCAATCTTAGTGCACTGTCTTGAAAGAGATGACAA tCCTTCCTTACAGTTTGAGGCTGCGTGGGCTTTGACAAACATTGCCTCTGGAACCTCGGAACAAACCCAGGCTGTGGTTCAATCCA ATGCTGTGCCCCTTTTCCTGAGACTGCTGCATTCACCTCATCAAAATGTTTGTGAGCAAGCAGTGTGGGCTTTAGGGAATATCATAG gtgacGGACCCCAGTGTAGGGATTATGTCATCAGCCTGGGCGTGGTGAAGCCGCTGCTGTCCTTCAtcagcccctccatccccatcACCTTCCTCAGGAACGTCACCTGGGTCATGGTCAACCTGTGCCGCCACAAAGACCCCCCTCCACCCATGGAGACCATCCAGGAG ATCCTGCCAGCGCTCTGCGTTCTGATTCACCACACCGATGTAAAT aTATTGGTAGATACAGTCTGGGCTCTCTCCTATCTCACGGATGCTGGCAATGAGCAGATCCAGATGGTGATAGACTCTGGAATTGTCCCTCACTTGGTTCCTCTCCTCAGCCACCAGGAAGTCAAAGTCCAG acagCTGCACTGAGAGCCGTGGGCAACATCGTCACGGGCACCGATGAGCAGACACAGGTTGTCCTCAACTGTGAAGCTCTCTCACATTTCCCAGCACTTCTGACACatcccaaagaaaaaattaataag gaagcaGTGTGGTTCCTATCTAACATCACTGCAGGAAACCAGCAGCAAGTCCAGGCAGTAATAGATGCAAACCTTGTTCCAATGATAATCCATCTTCTAGATAAG GGGGATTTTGGGACTCAGAAAGAAGCTGCTTGGGCAATAAGCAACTTAACAATCAGCGGGAGAAAAGACCAG GCCTGGAGAAAATTGAACAGCTACAAAACCATGAAAATGAAGACATCTACAAACTGGCTTATGAGATCATTGATCAGTTCTTCTCTTCAGATGAT ATTGATGAAGATCCAAGCCTTGTTCCAGAAGCGATCCAAGGCGGAACATTTGGTTTCAATTCATCTGCCAACGTACCAGCAGAAGGGTTCCAGTTTTAGAGCGGTATTTTGGAAGTTTAGGTACAATGcagcactgaataaaaaaaaaaaaaaaggtttgatCCATCAATCTTGGCTCATGGGATCCGCTGCTGCATTAAATCGGGGAAGTAAAATGTGA
- the KPNA4 gene encoding importin subunit alpha-3 isoform X1, whose amino-acid sequence MADNEKLDNQRLKNFKNKGRDLETMRRQRNEVVVELRKNKRDEHLLKRRNVPHEDICEDSDIDGDFRVQNTSLEAIVQNASSDNQGIQLSAVQAARKLLSSDRNPPIDDLIKSGILPILVHCLERDDNPSLQFEAAWALTNIASGTSEQTQAVVQSNAVPLFLRLLHSPHQNVCEQAVWALGNIIGDGPQCRDYVISLGVVKPLLSFISPSIPITFLRNVTWVMVNLCRHKDPPPPMETIQEILPALCVLIHHTDVNILVDTVWALSYLTDAGNEQIQMVIDSGIVPHLVPLLSHQEVKVQTAALRAVGNIVTGTDEQTQVVLNCEALSHFPALLTHPKEKINKEAVWFLSNITAGNQQQVQAVIDANLVPMIIHLLDKGDFGTQKEAAWAISNLTISGRKDQVAYLIQQNVIPPFCNLLTVKDAQVVQVVLDGLSNILKMAEEEAETIANLIEECGGLEKIEQLQNHENEDIYKLAYEIIDQFFSSDDIDEDPSLVPEAIQGGTFGFNSSANVPAEGFQF is encoded by the exons ATGGCCGACAACGAGAAGCTGGACAACCAGCGCCTTAAGAACTTCAAGAACAAAGGGCGCGACTTGGAG ACTATGAGAAGACAAAGAAATGAAGTTGTTGTGGAGTTGAGAAAG AACAAAAGAGATGAGCATCTcctaaagagaagaaatgttcCCCATGAAGATATCTGTGAAGATTCGGATATAGATGGGGACTTTAGAGTG CAAAACACTTCTTTGGAGGCCATAGTACAG aaTGCTTCAAGTGACAACCAGGGAATTCAGTTAagtgctgtgcaggcagcaag GAAGCTGCTGTCCAGTGACCGGAACCCACCCATTGATGACCTAATAAAATCAGGAATATTACCAATCTTAGTGCACTGTCTTGAAAGAGATGACAA tCCTTCCTTACAGTTTGAGGCTGCGTGGGCTTTGACAAACATTGCCTCTGGAACCTCGGAACAAACCCAGGCTGTGGTTCAATCCA ATGCTGTGCCCCTTTTCCTGAGACTGCTGCATTCACCTCATCAAAATGTTTGTGAGCAAGCAGTGTGGGCTTTAGGGAATATCATAG gtgacGGACCCCAGTGTAGGGATTATGTCATCAGCCTGGGCGTGGTGAAGCCGCTGCTGTCCTTCAtcagcccctccatccccatcACCTTCCTCAGGAACGTCACCTGGGTCATGGTCAACCTGTGCCGCCACAAAGACCCCCCTCCACCCATGGAGACCATCCAGGAG ATCCTGCCAGCGCTCTGCGTTCTGATTCACCACACCGATGTAAAT aTATTGGTAGATACAGTCTGGGCTCTCTCCTATCTCACGGATGCTGGCAATGAGCAGATCCAGATGGTGATAGACTCTGGAATTGTCCCTCACTTGGTTCCTCTCCTCAGCCACCAGGAAGTCAAAGTCCAG acagCTGCACTGAGAGCCGTGGGCAACATCGTCACGGGCACCGATGAGCAGACACAGGTTGTCCTCAACTGTGAAGCTCTCTCACATTTCCCAGCACTTCTGACACatcccaaagaaaaaattaataag gaagcaGTGTGGTTCCTATCTAACATCACTGCAGGAAACCAGCAGCAAGTCCAGGCAGTAATAGATGCAAACCTTGTTCCAATGATAATCCATCTTCTAGATAAG GGGGATTTTGGGACTCAGAAAGAAGCTGCTTGGGCAATAAGCAACTTAACAATCAGCGGGAGAAAAGACCAG GTGGCTTACTTAATTCAACAAAATGTAATTCCTCCCTTTTGCAATTTGCTGACAGTAAAAGATGCACAAGTTGTGCAAGTGGTTCTGGATGGACTAagtaatatattaaaaatggcTGAAGAGGAAGCAGAAACCATAGCCAACCTTATAGAAGAGTGTGGAG GCCTGGAGAAAATTGAACAGCTACAAAACCATGAAAATGAAGACATCTACAAACTGGCTTATGAGATCATTGATCAGTTCTTCTCTTCAGATGAT ATTGATGAAGATCCAAGCCTTGTTCCAGAAGCGATCCAAGGCGGAACATTTGGTTTCAATTCATCTGCCAACGTACCAGCAGAAGGGTTCCAGTTTTAG
- the TRIM59 gene encoding tripartite motif-containing protein 59 isoform X1 has product MKLDFGISTFFFVWDKAMERLEEELSCAICCEIFSEPRVLPCSHTFCRPCLQGLLRSPRQLLSCPSCRAPLAVPSAGPEALPVNFAIQAVIDKCRQEAAAAPEAGTCPAHPRQPLNVYCLQDRRLVCGQCLTVGKHRGHPIDDLQSAYRKGREASGSLLRELGERSRSGLCSERLRQEKARCRDAVHSDREAVLRYFKELGDALERQKEDLLRALDELDGSISEKYDPLIEEVEKVKLEESELKELYSALQEEESPLLFLEKLDALKLRLQALRQKQLPEPEPLEIHPRMENVLQDTWSKTELGLVHRIHTPKLQLVPKSQGFGEVSALFCTVVTEIQAALTDPNVLLAILMALLALSLKDLLAGAIPAPLVQLWKFLQWISPDCCTELQDRVQELCYTSVLPLRLCRTIFPDYFD; this is encoded by the exons ATGAAACTGGATTTCGGGATTTCCACCTTTTTCTTTGTGTGGGACAAA GCCATGGAGcggctggaggaggagctgagctgtgccatCTGCTGTGAGATCTTCTCGGAGCCGCGGGTGCTGCCGTGCTCGCACACCTTCTGCCGCCCGTGCCTGCAGGGATTGCTGCGCTCCCCGCGGCAGCTcctgagctgtcccagctgccGGGCGCCGCTGGCCGTGCCCTCGGCCGGCCCCGAGGCGCTGCCCGTCAACTTCGCCATCCAAGCCGTCATCGACAAGTGCCGgcaggaggcggcggcggcgcccgaGGCGGGGACGTGCCCGGCGCACCCCCGGCAGCCGCTGAACGTGTACTGCCTGCAGGACCGGCGCCTGGTGTGCGGCCAGTGCCTCACCGTCGGCAAGCACCGCGGGCACCCCATCGATGACCTGCAGAGCGCCTACAGGAAAGGCAGGGAGGCCTCGGGCAGCCTCCTGCGGGAGCTGGGGGAGCGCTCCCGCTCCGGGCTCTGCTCCGAGAGGCTGCGGCAGGAGAAGGCTCGCTGCCGGGACGCCGTGCACAGCGACAGGGAGGCCGTGCTGCGGTATTTTAAGGAACTGGGTGATGCCTTGGAGCGGCAGAAGGAAGATCTGCTGAGAGCGCTGGATGAACTGGACGGCAGCATTTCGGAGAAATACGATCCCCTCATCGAGGAGGTGGAGAAAGTGAAGTTGGAAGAGAGTGAGTTAAAGGAGCTGTATTCAGCTCTCCAGGAGGAGGAGTCCCCGCTGCTTTTCCTGGAGAAGCTGGACGCGCTGAAGCTCAGGCTCCAGGCTCTCAGACAGAAGCAGCTCCCGGAGCCCGAACCTTTGGAGATTCATCCCAGGATGGAGAACGTGCTGCAGGACACGTGGTCCAAAACTGAACTGGGGCTGGTGCACAGGATCCACACTCCAAAGCTACAGCTGGTTCCCAAGAGCCAGGGCTTTGGAGAGGTATCAGCTCTATTCTGCACGGTGGTGACTGAAATCCAGGCTGCTCTGACTGACCCAAACGTTCTTCTGGCGATTCTGATGGCCCTTCTGGCATTGTCCCTCAAGGATCTCCTAGCTGGTGCCATCCCGGCTCCTCTGGTGCAGCTCTGGAAATTCCTGCAGTGGATTTCTCCAGATTGCTGCACCGAGCTGCAGGACAGAGTGCAAGAGCTGTGCTACACTTCTGTCCTGCCTCTGCGCCTGTGCAGGACAATTTTTCCTGACTACTTTGATTAG
- the TRIM59 gene encoding tripartite motif-containing protein 59 isoform X2, with protein sequence MERLEEELSCAICCEIFSEPRVLPCSHTFCRPCLQGLLRSPRQLLSCPSCRAPLAVPSAGPEALPVNFAIQAVIDKCRQEAAAAPEAGTCPAHPRQPLNVYCLQDRRLVCGQCLTVGKHRGHPIDDLQSAYRKGREASGSLLRELGERSRSGLCSERLRQEKARCRDAVHSDREAVLRYFKELGDALERQKEDLLRALDELDGSISEKYDPLIEEVEKVKLEESELKELYSALQEEESPLLFLEKLDALKLRLQALRQKQLPEPEPLEIHPRMENVLQDTWSKTELGLVHRIHTPKLQLVPKSQGFGEVSALFCTVVTEIQAALTDPNVLLAILMALLALSLKDLLAGAIPAPLVQLWKFLQWISPDCCTELQDRVQELCYTSVLPLRLCRTIFPDYFD encoded by the coding sequence ATGGAGcggctggaggaggagctgagctgtgccatCTGCTGTGAGATCTTCTCGGAGCCGCGGGTGCTGCCGTGCTCGCACACCTTCTGCCGCCCGTGCCTGCAGGGATTGCTGCGCTCCCCGCGGCAGCTcctgagctgtcccagctgccGGGCGCCGCTGGCCGTGCCCTCGGCCGGCCCCGAGGCGCTGCCCGTCAACTTCGCCATCCAAGCCGTCATCGACAAGTGCCGgcaggaggcggcggcggcgcccgaGGCGGGGACGTGCCCGGCGCACCCCCGGCAGCCGCTGAACGTGTACTGCCTGCAGGACCGGCGCCTGGTGTGCGGCCAGTGCCTCACCGTCGGCAAGCACCGCGGGCACCCCATCGATGACCTGCAGAGCGCCTACAGGAAAGGCAGGGAGGCCTCGGGCAGCCTCCTGCGGGAGCTGGGGGAGCGCTCCCGCTCCGGGCTCTGCTCCGAGAGGCTGCGGCAGGAGAAGGCTCGCTGCCGGGACGCCGTGCACAGCGACAGGGAGGCCGTGCTGCGGTATTTTAAGGAACTGGGTGATGCCTTGGAGCGGCAGAAGGAAGATCTGCTGAGAGCGCTGGATGAACTGGACGGCAGCATTTCGGAGAAATACGATCCCCTCATCGAGGAGGTGGAGAAAGTGAAGTTGGAAGAGAGTGAGTTAAAGGAGCTGTATTCAGCTCTCCAGGAGGAGGAGTCCCCGCTGCTTTTCCTGGAGAAGCTGGACGCGCTGAAGCTCAGGCTCCAGGCTCTCAGACAGAAGCAGCTCCCGGAGCCCGAACCTTTGGAGATTCATCCCAGGATGGAGAACGTGCTGCAGGACACGTGGTCCAAAACTGAACTGGGGCTGGTGCACAGGATCCACACTCCAAAGCTACAGCTGGTTCCCAAGAGCCAGGGCTTTGGAGAGGTATCAGCTCTATTCTGCACGGTGGTGACTGAAATCCAGGCTGCTCTGACTGACCCAAACGTTCTTCTGGCGATTCTGATGGCCCTTCTGGCATTGTCCCTCAAGGATCTCCTAGCTGGTGCCATCCCGGCTCCTCTGGTGCAGCTCTGGAAATTCCTGCAGTGGATTTCTCCAGATTGCTGCACCGAGCTGCAGGACAGAGTGCAAGAGCTGTGCTACACTTCTGTCCTGCCTCTGCGCCTGTGCAGGACAATTTTTCCTGACTACTTTGATTAG